One window of Rissa tridactyla isolate bRisTri1 chromosome 12, bRisTri1.patW.cur.20221130, whole genome shotgun sequence genomic DNA carries:
- the LOC128916578 gene encoding olfactory receptor 14A16-like: MSNSSSITQFLLLAFADTRELQLLHFWLFLGIYLAALLGNGLIITAVAWDHHLHTPMYFFLLNLSVLDLGSISTTLPKSMANSLWDTRTISSSGCASQLFFFLFFMSAEYFLLTVMAYDRYVAICKPLHYGTLLGSRACVHMAAAAWGSGFLTALLHTANTFSLPLCQGNAIYQFFCEIPQILKLSCSHAYLREVGLLVVSVCLGFGCFVFIVVSYVQIFRAVLRIPSEQGRHKAFSTCLPHLAVVSLLVSTAVFAHLKPPFLSSPSLDLVTAVLYSVVPPAVNPFIYSMRNQQLKDAVNRVNVHF, encoded by the exons atgtccaacagcagctccatcacccagttcctcctcctggcattcgcagacacgcgggagctgcagctcttgcacttctggctcttcctgggcatctacctggctgccctcctgggcaacggcctcatcatcaccgccgtagcctgggaccatcacctccacacccccatgtacttcttcctcctcaacctctctgttcttgacctgggctccatctccaccactctccccaaatccatggccaattcgcTGTGGGATACAAGGACCATTTCCTCCTCAGGATGTGcttcccagctttttttctttttgttttttatgtcagctgagtattttcttctcaccgttatggcctacgaccgctacgtggccatctgcaaacccctgcactacggcaccctcctgggcagcagagcttgtgtccacatggcagcagctgcctggggcagtggctttctcactgctctgctgcacacggccaatacattttcactgcccctctgccagggcaatgctatttaccagttcttctgtgaaatcccccagatcctcaagctctcctgctcacacgcctacctcagggaagttgggcttcttgtggtcagtgtctgtttgggctttggttgttttgttttcatcgtggtgtcctatgtgcagatcttcagggccgtgctgaggatcccctctgagcagggacggcacaaagccttttccacgtgcctccctcacctggccgtggtctccctgcttgtcagcactgcagtgtttgcccacttgaagccccccttcctctcctccccatccctggatctggtgacAGCAGttctgtactccgtggtgcctccagcagtgaaccccttcatctacagcatgaggaaccagcaGCTCAAGGATGCAGT AAATCGCGTAAATGTacatttctga
- the LOC128916727 gene encoding olfactory receptor 14A16-like gives MSNSSSITQFLLLAFADTRELQLLHFWLFPGIYLAALLGNGLIITAVAWDHHLHTPMYFFLLNLSVLDLGSISTTLPKSMANSLWDTSVISYAGCAAQVFLLAFFFGAEFALLTIMAYDRYVAICKPLHYGTLLGSRACVHMAAAAWGSGFLTALLHTANTFSLPLCQGNVIYQFFCEIPQILKLSCSHSYLREVGLLVLTVYLLFGCFVFIVVSYVQIFRAVLRIPSEQGRRKAFSTCLPHLAVVSLLVSTAVFAHLKPPFLSSPSLDLVVAVAYLVVPPTVNPLIYSLRNKELKGALWKACDSTSLLQQQRISHLSLQVTSYLFPAAFVLWSLYQI, from the coding sequence atgtccaacagcagctccatcacccagttcctcctcctggcattcgcagacacgcgggagctgcagctcttgcacttctggctcttcccgggcatctacctggctgccctcctgggcaacggcctcatcatcaccgccgtagcctgggaccatcacctccacacccccatgtacttcttcctcctcaacctctctgttcttgacctgggctccatctccaccactctccccaaatccatggccaattccctctgggacaccagcgTCATCTCCTACgcgggatgtgctgcccaggtctttctgCTTGCCTTCTTCTTTGGAGCAGAGTTTGCCCTTCTCACcatcatggcctacgaccgctacgtggccatctgcaaacccctgcactacggcaccctcctgggcagcagagcttgtgtccacatggcagcagctgcctggggcagtggctttctcactgctctgctgcacacggccaatacattttcactgcccctctgccagggcaatgttatttaccagttcttctgtgaaatcccccagatcctcaagctctcctgctcacactcctacctcagggaagttgggcttcttgttcttactgtctatttattgtttggttgttttgttttcatcgtggtgtcctatgtgcagatcttcagggccgtgctgaggatcccctctgagcagggacggcgcaaagccttttccacgtgcctccctcacctggccgtggtctccctgcttgtcagcactgcagtgtttgcccacttgaagccccccttcctctcctccccatccctggatctggtggtggctgttgcGTACTTGGTGGTTCCTCCAACAGTGAATcccctcatctacagcctgaggaacaAGGAGCTCAAGGGTGCCCTCTGGAAGGCCTGTGATTCTACCAGTTTGCTTCAGCAGCAGCGAATCTCCCATCTCTCTTTACAAGTGACCTCGTATTTATTTCCGGCAGCATTTGTCTTGTGGTCATTGTATCAGATATAA
- the LOC128916728 gene encoding olfactory receptor 14A16-like, which translates to MSNSSSITQFLLLAFADTRELQLLHFWLFLGIYLAALLGNGLIITAVAWDHHLHTPMYFFLLNLSVLDLGSISTTLPKSMANSLWDTSVISYAGCAAQVFLLAFFFGAEFALLTIMAYDRYVAICKPLHYGTLLGSRACVHMAAAAWGSGFLTALLHTANTFSLPLCQGNAIYQFFCEIPQILKLSCSHSYLREVGLLVLTVYLLFGCFVFIVVSYVQIFRAVLRIPSEQGRRKAFSTCLPHLAVVSLLVSTAVFAHLKPPFLSSPSLDLVVAVAYLVVPPTVNPLIYSLRNKELKGALWKACDSTSLLQQQRISHLSLQVTSYLFPAAFVLWSLYQL; encoded by the coding sequence atgtccaacagcagctccatcacccagttcctcctcctggcattcgcagacacgcgggagctgcagctcttgcacttctggctcttcctgggcatctacctggctgccctcctgggcaacggcctcatcatcaccgccgtagcctgggaccatcacctccacacccccatgtacttcttcctcctcaacctctctgttcttgacctgggctccatctccaccactctccccaaatccatggccaattccctctgggacaccagcgTCATCTCCTATgcgggatgtgctgcccaggtctttctgCTTGCCTTCTTCTTTGGAGCAGAGTTTGCCCTTCTCACcatcatggcctacgaccgctacgtggccatctgcaaacccctgcactacggcaccctcctgggcagcagagcttgtgtccacatggcagcagctgcctggggcagtggctttctcactgctctgctgcacacggccaatacattttcactgcccctctgccagggcaatgctatttaccagttcttctgtgaaatcccccagatcctcaagctctcctgctcacactcctacctcagggaagttgggcttcttgttcttactgtctatttattgtttggttgttttgttttcatcgtggtgtcctatgtgcagatcttcagggccgtgctgaggatcccctctgagcagggacggcgcaaagccttttccacgtgcctccctcacctggccgtggtctccctgcttgtcagcactgcagtgtttgcccacttgaagccccccttcctctcctccccatccctggatctggtggtggctgttgcGTACTTGGTGGTTCCTCCAACAGTGAATcccctcatctacagcctgaggaacaAGGAGCTCAAGGGTGCCCTCTGGAAGGCCTGTGATTCTACCAGTTTGCTTCAGCAGCAGCGAATCTCCCATCTCTCTTTACAAGTGACCTCGTATTTATTTCCGGCAGCATTTGTCTTGTGGTCATTGTATCAGTTATAA